In Streptomyces sp. NBC_00683, the DNA window TGCTTGCTGTCTTCCACGAGGAGCGCCAGCCCGCCGTACAGCGCGTAGACACCGATACCGAGACCCGTCCAGCCCGCCGCGACCTGCAGTGCGTTTCCCAGACCCGCCTCATAAAGGCCTGTGAGGCCGAAGCGCAGTGCGGTGAGGGTGAGCAGCACCGCGAACAGAGGCTTCGACTGCGCCGCCGCACCCGCGAGGGCGAGGACGAAGGGAACCAGCGCCAGAAGGAAGACGGCTTGTGCCACCACCGGCCGGCCCGGTGGGGAGTCGAGGGAGGTCACGCTGGTTCCGGCCCAGGCGGCACCGAGGAGGAGCATTGCGGTGCCGGCGCCGGCGTCGCGGGCGAGGAAGGCGAACAGTCCAGCGACTGACTGCAGGGGCACGACGAAGATGAGGACCAGAAGCAGCAGGATGCTGCTCTGTCCTGCCGGGACCCAGGCCAGCTGGAGTGAGGACAGGACCACGCTGCCGACACCGAGGGCGAAGAACCCCAGCGGCAGGGGGCTGGCGATCGGGCGGAGCACGATTCGGGTCACCGCGTCAGTGGTCAGCGGTTCGGACGGGCCGGATGAGTCGGAAGCTTGGGGCACAGTCGCAGCGTACGGGCCGGCGAGTATGCCGCCGCAACAGGACCGACTCGGCCGCGCGAGTGAACCCTCCCGTGCCCGATCCGCCGGCCTGGATACGAACAACCACAATTTTGCAGGCTGTCCGTTGCTGATCAACGCTGACGGGCAGTCGGTCCGGGACAGCAATCAGCCGAGGAGAGGAACCCGTCCAGTGTCCGCCGAACTTTCCGACGACCTGAAGAAGCTCATCGACGACACCCCGGTCTTCGCGACCGTGGCCACGATCCAGCCCGACGGCAGCCCGCAATTGTCCATCACCTGGCTCGCCAGGGACGGCGACGATCTGCTGGTCTCCACGACCACCGGCCGTCGCAAGGAGAAGAACCTGCGTACCGATCCCCGGATCACCGTCATGATCAACCCCGCGAACGCGCCCTACACCTACGCCGAGATCCGCGGTTCGGCCACGCTGACCACTCAAGGCGGCCAGCAACTGATCGACACCCTCTCGCGCAAGTACACGGGGAAGGAATACTCGGACTTCAACCCGGCGTCGAAGGACGACGCCGACCGCGTCGTCATCCGTATCACCCCGCGCAAGGTCGTCGGCTCGATCTGACCCGCCCGCGCAGCGCACCCGGCAGAACCCGTCGGAGGGGCTCGCAGGAGCAACCCCTGCGGGCCCCTGGCCCGCCCGCCCCGAACCCCGGCCTGCGCCCACATCCCCGGGAGGCCAGTTCGACCCCCGCCAGGCGGAACACCGGCCGTCCCTGACCCGACTGGGGAAGAGCTGGTATTCCAGCAGTGCAGTCTTCGGCGGCAGCGCCGTTACGGAGAACTGCCGTCTCAGACCGGTGAGCGCCCCGGATGCAGCCGGACTTGACCGTGACTGCCCGCCCGCGAGGTGATCCCGTGTCCTCCGCCAACGCCTCCCCCTCCGTCTGCGTGACCCGCATGCCGCCGGGCTCGACGACGACGGGGACGGGGCGGAGCATTGAGGTGCAAGGTCACAGGCAACCAGGGGCCTCGTGCGGACCGGGGTGAGTCACCGTCGGTGGGCGATCTCTTCCGCCACCTGGGCTGCCTTGTTCACGCCGTCGATCATGTAGCGCCGCCATGCGGGTGCGAGGCCCAGGCGTACGAGGGGTCCTCGTCCGGGCAGGGGCTTGAACTCGTAGGTCCAGCGGATGAGGGTGCCGTCTCCGTCGGAGCTGAAGGTCCATTCACCACGTACGCCGCTGACCAGACGGCCCAGCACGTTGGTGAACTCGGTGAGCTCGTATGCGAAAGAGTGCGGGGCGGTGTACTCGGTCAGGCGCTCGACGGCGGTGGAACCGTCACTGAGGTCCGGGTTGCGCGACTGGCCGGCCGCGTCCCAGGCCCCGGTCTGGTTCTTTGCGCCGCGGACGCCGGGGAAAGGGCCCCAGCCGGTGAAGACGAGGGAGAGGTCGATCGGCACGATGATGTCGAACGCTTCTCGCGGAGTAAGCGTGGTGCGGGTCTGCACGGTCACCGGGACGCTGACGTCTCCGTCATTGATCAGTGTCATGGTCGTGTCCTTACCAGCTGACGGGGCCGAAGCGGTCGATGAAACGGCCCG includes these proteins:
- a CDS encoding PPOX class F420-dependent oxidoreductase produces the protein MSAELSDDLKKLIDDTPVFATVATIQPDGSPQLSITWLARDGDDLLVSTTTGRRKEKNLRTDPRITVMINPANAPYTYAEIRGSATLTTQGGQQLIDTLSRKYTGKEYSDFNPASKDDADRVVIRITPRKVVGSI
- a CDS encoding acetate uptake transporter family protein, with protein sequence MTRIVLRPIASPLPLGFFALGVGSVVLSSLQLAWVPAGQSSILLLLVLIFVVPLQSVAGLFAFLARDAGAGTAMLLLGAAWAGTSVTSLDSPPGRPVVAQAVFLLALVPFVLALAGAAAQSKPLFAVLLTLTALRFGLTGLYEAGLGNALQVAAGWTGLGIGVYALYGGLALLVEDSKQRTVLPLFRRGAARRSIEGGLREQLTAAQQEAGVRHQL
- a CDS encoding SRPBCC family protein — protein: MTLINDGDVSVPVTVQTRTTLTPREAFDIIVPIDLSLVFTGWGPFPGVRGAKNQTGAWDAAGQSRNPDLSDGSTAVERLTEYTAPHSFAYELTEFTNVLGRLVSGVRGEWTFSSDGDGTLIRWTYEFKPLPGRGPLVRLGLAPAWRRYMIDGVNKAAQVAEEIAHRR